Sequence from the Amaranthus tricolor cultivar Red isolate AtriRed21 chromosome 1, ASM2621246v1, whole genome shotgun sequence genome:
TCCAAATGTAAGCAAACTCATTTGTTACCAAATGTTATATCTTGCCAAACTGATCATTGAATACTTTGTTTTAATACAGTTCCACATTTTTACAGGTTAAGTTTATATGCCCAACTGCTCCTACTCGTCCTGTTGCATTACTCGGTGGATTTACATGCACATCATGTAAGAACGCCTTCTTTCATATGGCTCATTTGGTTATTGGTATTAAATTATAGGAATGGTACGAAAATGTACTTTGATTTAGCTGGGAGAATTACACGACAAGGTTTATAGTCATGCTTCTTCTACTCGAATTCATGAGAAAGAGAGCTTAATTACAATCGTATGACATAACAAGTTTCATCAAATGTTTTCGATTGCAACCCTTTAATATCGTTAACCAAACAGGGCATTTAAACTTCTAGTTTTTGGAAAGAATAATCACCGAAGTTGCTTCATTGTATTATAGGGTTTGATGTAGCTGAAATATCAGAGGATAGTCCGGATGATTTTGAAGGATTGGATGCCTCAGCTGCACATATTGCAAATCTGTTGTCAACTGAGCCAGCTGATGGTAAATGTCTAAACTTTCCACCACAAAATATCCACAAAATATATGGAGGTGTTTTGGCTTTTTGTTTGGTCAAACAATCAATATTTTCAAATGGCTAAATCAGCAACAACTCCAGCTAATTGTCATCTCCCAGACAAACCCATGTAGAAGTACTTATTTAAAGGGGGTGTTATGTCAATTTAGCCGTTGGCCGTTGTTTGTTGGCTCGTTTGACCAGCTAAAAAAATTGgtcttttgttggcttttaaactAGTTGAAAAAGTCAGGTTTTTACGGAGATGTTTGGAAAATTTAGAGATCGACTGCtggctgtttattagagaaaaagtgggtcAACAAGTAAAaagctaattttttattttggcttataaGTCAATTTTTCAGCTGAaacaaaacatttttttttgttgtttgaccGACCAACGGCCAAAATCCAAAAGTCAACCTAAAAGCGAACGTAAAATCCAAACATCCAAACACctaaaaaaactattatatgTATTTGCATTGTTACATTCTGACGATATCTTGGCTTGTATTTAACAGTAAAACTTGGTATTGGAGGATTCAGTATGGGTGCAGCAGTTGCACTCTATTCAGCATCCTGTTTTGCCGTAGGAAAGTATGCTAATGGTAACTTTTATCCAATAAACTTAAGGGCAATAGTAGGACTCAGTGGTTGGCTTCCTGGTTCTAGAACCCTTAGGAATAAGATTGGATGTTCACATGATGCAGCAAGGAGGGCTGCATCCTTGCCGATTTTCCTGTGTCATGGCAAATGTAAGTCCCTTAGTCTTCGAGTAATATAGCTTGTCGCTATAATTATAAGTTTgagtttttagttgaattggttTCTCGACATGATATGTCAGTTAAGTGTATATGTTTGTGTTGCTAATCATACAATTTTCCTGTTGCAGCTGACGAAGTAGTCTCATTCAAATTCGGAGAGAAATCAGCTCATGCCTTAACTTATGCTGGATTCCAACTTCTTACATTCTCGAGCCATAATGGGTATGAAAATTTAGTTCTCTTGCAatgaacaattaattatcttcaCGGTTTATTGGCTTCATATAAATCATTTCAACTGACAAACTATAAcgtcaagaaatcaactcaatcaaaagtatTAAGCTCATGGTTGAGgccctaaaatattttatagatTCTAGCACGTCTCCTCACACAACAATCCTTTAAGTAAAGTGGGGATGTAACACGTACCCTTCTTATACCTGacattaaatatttcactttaaatgagacGTGGCTGAGATTAAAACTCATGACCTCTTTGTTCagataccatgttaaggaatTAACTAAATCAAAAAGTTGAGCCGATAGTCAAAgctctaaaatatgttatataatctaacatATATGTTCGGCTATGCAGACTTGGGCATTACACAGTTCCAAGGGAGATGGATGAAGTGTGCAATTTCTTGGTATCAAGGTTGGGGCTCGAATGTTTTCGTTGAGGGATGGATTAAAATTTATTGAAAGATTATTTGAGATCAATGTAAACAAGATATAAATGAAATGgttgattgaagaatgaagaatataGTAAAGGGCATACAATACAGTATAGGGTGGTTTGCAGATATTCTATATACGTTTTTCGGCTCTTAGCCTGTCCTCTAATAAGTTTATGTAATTGTTTTGAaagttctttttgtttttgtttcatTAGTTCTTTTGGATTGGTTTCTAGGTATGTAACTAATGAGATTGGTTGttctattatataaataaataaatattttactgTTGAAATCTGAAACATAAAATTTAAAGGTTATTTGATAATTggtttttaaattgatttttgacttAAATTTGTTGTTTTGGTAATCAAATGTCTTTTAAATAAGctgaaaaaactaatttttatgtCAAAATGAAAAGATTAGTTTTCTTTAGCTTTTTTTCAATTACTATAAgcttattgatttatttttcactaataaacaatcaatgattaatacataattttaccaaatatcatcctaaataatttaatttattaaattagtttaaaagccaataaaaacaacaaacacTCTTCGTTGCTTCTCGTCATGTGTGTAATAGTCTCATGTGTGTAGGCGTGTAGCTCTAAATTTTTAATAGTCAACAACCAACATCATGAAAATTTTACTATTTCGGGAATTTGTCATGAAATCAGTTGGTGGATGACTCCATAGTATGGATGCCATGGGTGTTGGACTTAATGGATTTTGATCTGATTATGAGTTTATGATCTTAGGGTTTAAATTTGGGTTAAATTATTAAGTGTAGTTGTTTGTTTGAATTGCAACTTTGTTATATTTTGGACCATtgtctaatttaaaattttatcaatttttacaatttaaaatataaacgtTGTATTTATACTTTAAAAAAAGTGAGACATaataattatttctttttaagAACTTCAATGTATTAAAACTTCATATATTTAGTCGCTTAATTGGtataaaatattagattatttttgTTAGTTGAAAATTCATGAAATACTTTacaattaaaatgtaaaaattgctattgatagaaagtttactcattgatagaaaatttatttaatgatagagTAGTTCTAATGAGAAGTGCGcttaagttaagttacctcaagggagttaccagtcccaaagatagactatgatcacacttactttaagatagacaagccCTATAAGGTCCCTTGTTAATGCCTTGGCTGAGTTGATACTACGCATGTTTTACTAGAGTTTATGCTTTGAAaagaggagtgtgaagacctgTATTCTActcaagaacacatggttcgggttggaaaggatgtaatgagattaagaagtataggtggataataaacggttactatctgtacttgtgtcttatgaaatcatcttatgttgttgtataacataatgttacctagtagttggccttattatatttgatgctagttactaacgtgtatgtgtttgtgtttatgtttgattgtttgatgactttctatgattgtcctgctatgatacattggcctttggtctgatgtcgagcagcaggaggaacATAGACAGGCGTGGCAGGTATtgaagcttcttttgcattgcattgcattgggggagagtgatgagggcgaagcataacccgTGTCATACTgatatctttcgattttgtagcacttgtttatcttttgtaaattttggttGTATAAGTTTCGTTATGAGG
This genomic interval carries:
- the LOC130826578 gene encoding uncharacterized protein LOC130826578 encodes the protein MSYSNYSTGSGARSGRRTFEFGRTHVVRPKGRHLATIVWLHGLGDNGASACQLLESLPLPNVKFICPTAPTRPVALLGGFTCTSWFDVAEISEDSPDDFEGLDASAAHIANLLSTEPADVKLGIGGFSMGAAVALYSASCFAVGKYANGNFYPINLRAIVGLSGWLPGSRTLRNKIGCSHDAARRAASLPIFLCHGKSDEVVSFKFGEKSAHALTYAGFQLLTFSSHNGLGHYTVPREMDEVCNFLVSRLGLECFR